From Camelina sativa cultivar DH55 chromosome 20, Cs, whole genome shotgun sequence, the proteins below share one genomic window:
- the LOC104771624 gene encoding vacuolar protein sorting-associated protein 2 homolog 2, with translation MNIFKKKTTPKDALRTSKREMAVATRGIEREITSLQLEEKRLVAEIKKTAKTGNEAATKILARQLVRLRQQITNLQGSRAQIRGVTTHTQALYASTSISSGMKGATKAMVAMNKQMAPTKQAKVIKDFQKQSAQLDMTIEMMSEAIDETLDKDEAEEETEDLTNQVLDEIGVGVASQLSSAPKGRIATKTAAPPASTAATNNSESSDVDELEKRLASLRRI, from the exons ATGAACATcttcaagaagaagacaacTCCTAAAG ATGCTCTTCGTACCAGTAAGAGAGAGATGGCTGTTGCTACACGAG GTATCGAACGGGAGATTACATCTCTTCAACTAGAG GAGAAGAGACTAGTTGCAGAAATCAAGAAAACGGCTAAGACTGGAAACGAG GCGGCCACAAAGATTTTAGCTCGTCAACTTGTTCGATTGAGGCAACAGATTACTAACTTACAGGGAAGCCGTGCTCAAATTAGGGGTGTAACCACTCATACACAG GCTCTGTATGCAAGCACTTCGATTTCATCTGGCATGAAAGGTGCTACCAAGGCTATGGTTGCAATGAACAAG CAAATGGCACCAACGAAACAAGCCAAGGTGATTAAGGATTTCCAGAAGCAGTCGGCACAGCTAGACATGACG ATAGAGATGATGTCAGAGGCAATCGATGAAACACTTGACAAAGATGAggctgaagaagaaacagaagatctCACTAACCAAGTTCTTGATGAGATTGGTGTTGGGGTTGCATCTCAG TTATCTTCAGCTCCAAAAGGCCGGATCGCTACAAAAACCGCAGCTCCTCCTGCATCTACTGCAGCTACTAACAA CTCTGAATCAAGTGATGTGGATGAGCTTGAGAAGAGGTTGGCTTCGCTACGACGAATCTGA